From Myxococcales bacterium, the proteins below share one genomic window:
- a CDS encoding serine/threonine protein kinase has product MTLPFEPTTEADATLATAQTLADGFATSDTLAHDGGDAAPRLEGRARTTVVPRVDRDEAGVRLVPRAEARYRIEAVVGEGGMGEVTRAFDNDIGRSVALKRMHGRAVSEALVARFVDEVHTLGKLQHPNIVAIHDVDVSDDGRLFFTMPLVEGRPLDAVIEDLRRGDPATVAEFSLSKRLDVFAGVVDALGHAHARDVVHRDVKPANIMVGPYGEVVLLDWGIARLGASENDDPRGGTEAGSASGRRATAHGQVLGTPGYMAPEQARGDVSAIGPATDLYAAFVTLYELLTLEPYVKAETVEGALAEIVAKPAPPIHDPAYLREGHPVVPAEIRHFLRHGLDPSPTRRYPSATEVLTTLSAIRSGDFRVECPVTFSKRLSTEFFRFMERYPKTALAIFAAAPLSLLAALIALGVLLFAKP; this is encoded by the coding sequence ATGACCCTTCCCTTCGAACCGACCACCGAAGCCGACGCGACGCTCGCCACGGCCCAAACCCTGGCCGACGGCTTCGCGACGTCCGACACCTTGGCGCACGACGGCGGCGATGCGGCTCCGCGCCTCGAGGGGCGCGCGCGAACCACGGTCGTCCCTCGGGTCGATCGCGACGAGGCCGGCGTTCGGCTCGTGCCCCGCGCCGAGGCGAGGTACCGCATCGAAGCCGTCGTCGGCGAGGGCGGCATGGGCGAAGTGACCCGCGCGTTCGACAACGACATCGGCCGCAGCGTCGCCCTGAAGCGCATGCACGGCCGGGCGGTGAGCGAGGCGCTCGTGGCTCGCTTCGTCGACGAGGTCCACACGCTCGGCAAGCTTCAGCACCCGAACATCGTGGCCATCCACGACGTGGACGTGAGCGACGACGGCCGCCTCTTTTTCACCATGCCGCTCGTCGAGGGGCGTCCTCTCGACGCCGTCATCGAGGATCTTCGGCGCGGGGACCCGGCGACGGTCGCGGAGTTTTCGCTGTCGAAGCGGCTCGACGTCTTCGCCGGCGTCGTCGACGCGCTCGGCCACGCCCACGCGCGGGACGTCGTGCATCGGGACGTGAAACCGGCGAACATCATGGTCGGGCCTTACGGCGAGGTCGTCCTCCTCGACTGGGGCATCGCGCGCCTCGGCGCTTCGGAGAACGACGATCCCCGAGGCGGGACCGAAGCGGGGTCCGCGTCGGGGCGCCGCGCGACCGCGCACGGCCAAGTCCTCGGGACGCCCGGGTACATGGCTCCCGAGCAGGCCCGCGGGGACGTCTCCGCGATCGGCCCGGCGACCGACCTCTACGCCGCGTTCGTCACGCTCTACGAGCTCTTGACCCTTGAGCCCTACGTGAAGGCCGAGACGGTCGAAGGCGCGCTCGCCGAGATCGTGGCCAAACCTGCGCCGCCCATCCACGACCCGGCCTACCTCCGCGAAGGGCACCCGGTCGTGCCCGCCGAGATCCGCCACTTCCTTCGGCACGGGCTCGATCCATCGCCCACGCGCCGCTACCCGTCGGCAACCGAGGTGCTCACGACGCTCTCCGCCATTCGCTCGGGCGACTTCCGCGTCGAGTGCCCGGTCACGTTCTCGAAGAGGCTCAGCACGGAGTTTTTTCGGTTCATGGAGCGCTACCCCAAGACGGCCCTGGCCATCTTCGCCGCAGCGCCGCTCTCGCTTCTCGCCGCGCTGATCGCGCTCGGGGTGCTCCTCTTCGCGAAGCCCTGA
- a CDS encoding RNA polymerase sigma factor, whose product MSGLRGGDRRAFSEVFSRLYPRIYSFVLRLSRRADVAEDLAQETFVRLARSAPRLTEDTRLVPYLFTVARNLHRNHRRWEMLDISRVFAFGGEADDVVRAHDAQPDTTRRLREVEAALGGLSVANREVLLLVALEGLSSEEAASVLGIAPDALRKRLSRARQALDESLQKRENHPRASAPGRRPT is encoded by the coding sequence GTGAGCGGCTTGAGGGGAGGCGACCGGCGCGCCTTCTCCGAGGTGTTCTCGCGCCTCTACCCTCGCATCTACTCGTTCGTCCTCCGGCTCTCGCGGCGCGCGGACGTCGCCGAGGACCTCGCCCAAGAGACGTTCGTGCGCCTCGCCCGGTCGGCCCCTCGGCTCACGGAGGACACCCGCCTCGTCCCGTACTTGTTCACCGTGGCGCGGAACCTCCATCGCAACCATAGGCGCTGGGAAATGCTCGATATTTCAAGGGTTTTTGCCTTCGGTGGAGAGGCTGACGACGTCGTCCGGGCGCACGACGCCCAGCCCGACACGACCCGGCGTCTTCGGGAGGTCGAGGCGGCGCTCGGGGGGCTCTCGGTGGCGAACCGCGAGGTGCTGCTCCTCGTCGCTCTCGAGGGCCTCTCGAGCGAGGAGGCGGCGTCCGTGCTCGGCATCGCGCCGGACGCGCTTCGAAAGAGGCTCTCCCGCGCGCGGCAGGCCCTCGACGAGAGCCTCCAGAAGCGCGAAAATCATCCTCGCGCGAGCGCCCCCGGGAGGCGGCCCACATGA
- a CDS encoding 2-oxo acid dehydrogenase subunit E2, whose protein sequence is MIDVTVPQLGESVSEGTITKWLVREGDVVKKDQPIFEVATDKADQEIPAPASGLIKAILVKEGDVVPVLKVAVCQIEEGVTTPTSSPEAPKAAPQAAPQAASASAPLATPSGRQAALANDVDLSQVQGSGEFGRISRADVLRAAQAPAPQAPAAPAPVAPAPAPRAQQVAQLVNQGGGFVPPIPGVGFGAFKVPPYRPVDGDKVVPFTRRRRITADHMTYSKATSPHVVTVAEVDLHKTSKLREANKDRYKKEGASLTMLAFVVAATARALRENPSLNARVLDDAFVVFKDVNLGVAVDSPDGLVVPVVRRADELGVRGIVRSVDELAKRAKTGKITADDLSGATFSVTNPGLKGNLFGGAVISQPNVGILRMGEIQKRVVVVEGPDGEDHMVIHPVMFLALSYDHRIVDGVAANAFLWRVTELLEKGEFDV, encoded by the coding sequence ATCATCGACGTCACCGTCCCCCAGCTCGGCGAGAGCGTGTCCGAAGGGACCATCACGAAATGGCTCGTTCGCGAGGGCGACGTGGTCAAAAAAGACCAACCCATCTTCGAGGTCGCGACGGACAAAGCCGACCAGGAGATCCCGGCGCCGGCGAGCGGCCTCATCAAGGCCATCCTCGTCAAAGAGGGTGACGTCGTGCCCGTGCTCAAGGTCGCCGTGTGCCAGATCGAGGAAGGCGTCACCACGCCGACGTCGTCCCCCGAGGCTCCGAAGGCCGCGCCCCAGGCGGCTCCGCAGGCCGCTTCGGCCTCGGCCCCGCTCGCGACACCGAGCGGCAGGCAGGCGGCCCTCGCCAACGACGTCGACCTCTCGCAGGTCCAGGGCTCCGGAGAGTTCGGCCGCATCTCACGCGCCGACGTGCTCCGCGCGGCTCAGGCGCCCGCGCCCCAAGCGCCCGCGGCTCCCGCGCCCGTCGCCCCGGCTCCCGCCCCGCGTGCCCAGCAGGTCGCGCAGCTCGTGAACCAGGGTGGAGGCTTCGTTCCGCCCATCCCCGGGGTCGGGTTCGGCGCCTTCAAGGTCCCCCCGTACCGCCCGGTCGACGGCGACAAGGTCGTACCGTTCACCCGGCGTCGGCGCATCACCGCCGACCACATGACGTACTCGAAGGCCACCTCGCCCCACGTGGTCACGGTGGCCGAGGTCGACCTCCACAAGACGTCGAAGCTTCGCGAGGCCAACAAGGATCGCTACAAAAAAGAGGGAGCGTCGCTCACGATGCTCGCCTTCGTCGTCGCCGCCACGGCGCGCGCGCTCCGCGAGAACCCGAGCCTCAACGCGCGTGTCCTCGACGATGCCTTCGTCGTCTTCAAGGACGTGAACCTCGGCGTCGCGGTCGACTCCCCGGACGGCCTCGTGGTCCCGGTGGTCCGCCGCGCCGACGAGCTCGGGGTCCGCGGCATCGTGCGCTCGGTCGACGAGCTCGCGAAGCGCGCCAAGACCGGCAAAATCACGGCCGACGATCTCTCCGGCGCGACGTTCTCGGTCACGAACCCTGGCCTCAAGGGCAACCTCTTCGGCGGTGCCGTCATCAGCCAACCGAACGTCGGCATCCTGCGCATGGGCGAGATCCAGAAGCGCGTGGTCGTCGTCGAGGGCCCCGACGGCGAGGACCACATGGTCATCCACCCCGTGATGTTCCTCGCGCTGTCGTACGATCACCGCATCGTCGACGGCGTGGCCGCGAACGCGTTCTTGTGGCGCGTCACCGAGCTGCTCGAGAAGGGCGAGTTCGACGTCTGA
- a CDS encoding SH3 domain-containing protein gives MPSLSSLRSFAFGSFVVGLVSLSALSGCAAETETADEGVAGETEEAITGTVSAGATLVATRAVNFRATASTSGRIITTIPDGGRVTAVGGSSVSGFYKVTYDGQTGYAWGAYLERENAGSGSTTRTVTLLWQGNWSFLTQCDRWSQGRVTFACQDFRNMPRDFVDNDYWLAAPGSLQGSSNRLCGRRVQVCKGTTCRTATVVERSVEDASTTWEGSTRLIEDLGGDSGFSSCTRSWGTVTGVTLRY, from the coding sequence ATGCCCTCTCTCTCCTCGCTCCGCTCGTTCGCGTTCGGGTCCTTCGTCGTGGGTCTCGTGTCGCTCTCCGCGCTCTCGGGGTGCGCTGCCGAGACCGAGACGGCCGACGAGGGCGTGGCCGGCGAGACCGAAGAGGCCATCACGGGCACCGTGAGCGCCGGCGCCACCTTGGTCGCGACACGCGCCGTGAACTTTCGCGCCACCGCGAGCACCAGCGGCCGGATCATCACCACCATCCCCGATGGCGGTCGCGTGACGGCGGTGGGGGGCTCGTCGGTGTCCGGCTTTTACAAGGTCACCTACGACGGCCAGACCGGGTACGCGTGGGGTGCGTACCTCGAGCGCGAGAACGCAGGCTCCGGCTCGACGACCCGCACGGTCACGCTCCTCTGGCAGGGAAACTGGAGCTTCCTCACCCAGTGCGACAGGTGGTCGCAAGGACGGGTCACGTTCGCCTGCCAGGACTTCCGCAACATGCCCCGCGACTTCGTCGACAACGACTACTGGCTCGCGGCGCCAGGCTCGCTCCAGGGCTCGTCGAACCGCCTCTGCGGGCGGCGCGTGCAGGTGTGCAAAGGCACGACGTGCCGCACCGCCACGGTCGTGGAGCGCTCCGTCGAGGACGCGTCGACCACCTGGGAGGGCTCGACGCGCCTCATCGAGGACCTCGGCGGCGACTCGGGCTTCTCGAGCTGCACGCGCTCGTGGGGCACCGTCACCGGCGTCACGCTCCGCTACTGA
- a CDS encoding periplasmic heavy metal sensor gives MCVSTVLTVLAALVATRIVARLVMRRCHGGGGRFGFGRSRKMRWLFRFLDTTPGQEKVIRSALEEAFGQAWSARNEAREQRGNLAEAFRSEALDGASFTAAREGARAAFERAEGAFVEAMRKVHDVLDPMQRERLARLLDSRFGRGPLGGAGGFGPYRGGPVSL, from the coding sequence ATGTGTGTTTCGACCGTCCTCACCGTCCTCGCCGCGCTCGTCGCAACCCGCATCGTCGCTCGCCTCGTGATGCGACGTTGCCATGGGGGCGGAGGTCGCTTCGGCTTCGGCCGGAGCCGCAAGATGCGTTGGCTCTTCCGTTTCCTCGACACGACCCCCGGTCAAGAGAAGGTCATTCGTAGCGCGCTCGAGGAGGCCTTCGGGCAGGCGTGGAGCGCGCGGAACGAGGCCCGCGAGCAGCGAGGCAACCTCGCCGAAGCGTTCCGCTCCGAGGCGCTCGACGGCGCGTCGTTCACCGCCGCTCGTGAGGGCGCGCGGGCCGCGTTCGAGCGCGCCGAGGGGGCCTTCGTCGAGGCCATGCGCAAGGTCCACGATGTGCTCGATCCGATGCAGCGTGAGCGCCTCGCTCGCCTCCTCGACAGCCGGTTCGGGCGCGGTCCCCTCGGTGGCGCCGGGGGCTTCGGTCCGTACCGCGGAGGCCCTGTCTCGCTCTGA
- a CDS encoding FixH family protein, which translates to MPWVDTKRFVAVGVLVTGPLLGCSSEPHDASHDASAPTGCAAEPRADAFALGLAKTLPNGSVVRLVAATPTPPAKGDNTWTVEIVDAAGKPVSGATVAVVPFMPDHGHGTAVAPTVTPEAAPGKYLISKMNLPMAGYWDITLSVTVSGAKGEVRFGICIDG; encoded by the coding sequence ATGCCTTGGGTCGACACGAAGCGCTTCGTCGCCGTAGGGGTGCTCGTCACGGGGCCGCTCCTTGGGTGCTCGAGCGAGCCTCACGACGCCTCGCACGACGCCTCGGCTCCGACGGGATGCGCCGCCGAGCCCCGCGCCGACGCCTTCGCGCTCGGTCTCGCCAAGACGCTCCCGAACGGTTCCGTCGTGCGCCTCGTCGCGGCGACGCCCACGCCCCCCGCCAAAGGCGACAACACGTGGACCGTGGAGATCGTCGACGCGGCCGGCAAGCCCGTCTCGGGAGCTACCGTCGCGGTCGTCCCCTTCATGCCCGACCATGGGCACGGGACGGCTGTGGCCCCCACCGTGACGCCCGAAGCAGCCCCTGGTAAGTACCTGATCTCGAAGATGAATCTGCCGATGGCAGGCTACTGGGACATCACCCTCTCGGTGACGGTCTCGGGCGCGAAGGGCGAGGTTCGGTTCGGGATCTGCATCGACGGCTGA
- a CDS encoding matrixin family metalloprotease has translation MLRSSSASLARLSWYTPLRSRWGAFAFVACALVAQASPAEAFCRNTTCKDTDKKTCLKDDKGCTTEGNALFWPTSCIEFHMNEQGTQFLDLRETRTAIMKAFRSWSAVDCGGGKQASMTFVAKEDVACKKAEYNRDGKNVNVVLFQDSDWKYRGIDGTLAKTSTTFDTDTGEIFDADIEVNTAFNKVTVTDTAGQIQYDLQAILAHEVGHFLGIGHSENERATMYARYVPGTTEIRQLNQDDKDAVCAAYPPNNGVACNQEPRGGYSATCDGTPAADPETSCAAAGDPARGSSDPRWALALAGSMVVISLGRRGLGRRLTSERAS, from the coding sequence ATGCTTCGTTCGTCGTCGGCTTCGCTTGCCAGGCTCTCTTGGTACACCCCCCTTCGGTCGAGGTGGGGCGCCTTCGCGTTCGTGGCCTGTGCGCTCGTCGCGCAAGCGTCGCCCGCGGAGGCCTTCTGCCGCAACACGACCTGCAAGGACACCGACAAGAAGACCTGCCTCAAGGACGACAAGGGCTGCACGACCGAAGGAAACGCCCTCTTCTGGCCGACCTCCTGCATCGAGTTCCACATGAACGAGCAGGGGACCCAGTTTCTCGACCTTCGTGAGACTCGCACGGCGATCATGAAGGCCTTTCGCTCGTGGAGCGCGGTCGACTGTGGCGGCGGCAAGCAGGCGAGCATGACCTTCGTCGCCAAAGAAGACGTGGCCTGCAAGAAGGCCGAGTACAACCGCGACGGCAAGAACGTGAACGTGGTGCTCTTCCAGGACAGTGACTGGAAGTACCGCGGCATCGACGGAACCCTCGCGAAGACGAGCACCACCTTCGACACCGACACCGGCGAGATTTTCGACGCCGACATCGAGGTCAACACGGCCTTCAACAAGGTCACGGTGACCGACACCGCCGGTCAGATTCAATACGATCTCCAGGCGATCCTGGCGCACGAGGTGGGTCACTTCCTCGGCATCGGCCACTCCGAGAACGAGCGCGCGACCATGTACGCCCGCTACGTACCCGGGACGACCGAGATCCGTCAGCTCAATCAAGACGACAAGGACGCCGTGTGCGCGGCCTACCCACCGAACAACGGCGTCGCCTGCAACCAGGAGCCGCGCGGAGGCTACAGCGCCACCTGCGACGGCACCCCCGCAGCCGACCCCGAGACGAGCTGCGCGGCCGCCGGGGACCCTGCGCGCGGGAGCTCGGACCCTCGATGGGCGCTCGCCCTTGCAGGCTCGATGGTCGTGATCTCCCTTGGACGCCGGGGCCTTGGGCGTCGTCTTACTTCGGAGCGCGCTTCATGA